GGAATGACTCCGGAAGCACGGCTCAAAAATTAGGCAGCTACAGTGCGATAGAGGCAGGCGCAACGCGATTTTCGTCTAATACGTGAGCTGGTATTCAAAACAAAGGGCCCGCCTACCACTGGTAAACGGGCCCTGGAATCATGTCGTCAGGTTTAGTATGGCGATACGCATTGGCGACGTGGGCCGTAGTTGGGCTGATATGTATTGTCATAGGCCCTGTACGACCGGTAACGGTTGTAGCACCACTGCGTATGCGCACTGCCGGCGCGATAGACCGGGCGAGGTGCAATAGCGCTGCCGACTATGACGCCCGTGCCAAAAGCCGCCAGTGGGAACCAGGCTCCGTTATAATATCGATAGCCGGGACGGCGATAATTATAGCCGCGGTATCCTCCGTACCGATACCGGTCGCCACGATAGTAGCGACCTCCACGATAGTAGCGATTGCCGTTCCAGTTCCGGCCGCCGCGATAATGCCGTCGGTATTGCACTTGCTCGATGTTGGCGCTCGTGGTTTCGATACTCAACGGCGCAAGCGGCGCCGAAAAGGCGGGCATCGGACCGACCGAGGTCAGTCCCGCCGACATCGCAAGTGCGGCGAGCATTGAAGTTAGTTTCCTCAATTTTTCCTCCTGAAATCCCGGGACTGCGCCCGTTTTCAATGTAAGAGCAAAAAAAATTCGGATGGAAGGCTAATCCTCAGCCCGACATCTGTAGCTGGTTAACGTTCGGATAAAAAAATCGTTCCAATTCAGTCGGTTCAAGCGTTAACTGCACCTATCAAATCGTCTGCAAGCTTTACCTTCAATTCACGATAGTGTGAGATGATCCGGCTCGGTTCATAGGTTGCAACCGGTAGATCGGAGTAGCCGAAATCCACCGCGATTACAGGAATCCCCGCGGCCTTTGCGGTGTTGATATCCGTTTGGCTGTCACCGATCATCACAGCACGCTCGGCGTCGCCGCCAGCCTTGCGGATGGTTTCAACCAGATGGCGCGGGTCAGGCTTTCGGAAGGCAAAAGTATCGGAACCGCAAATCGCACTGAATCGCGATGATTGACCAAGACCCGCCAGGAGGTTGACGGACAGGCCTTCAAACTTGTTGGTGCACACCGCCAGCAGATACCCGGCGCTCGACAAGTCTTCCATTGCCTGTTCGGCACCTTCATAGAGCGCCGAGTGGCCAGGCATATTGGCACCGTAATGTTCGATGAAGATACCCACCAGCCAGTCAAGTTGCTCCGGGCTTAGCAGTTTTTGCTGTGCTTCGAATGCTCGTTCAATCATCACCCGTCCGCCTTGTCCGACATAACGGCGCAGCGTGACCGGATCGACTTTTTGCAGGCCTGTTTCACCAAGGCAATGATTGAGACTATCGAGCAGGTCCGGGGCGGTATCCACCAGAGTTCCGTCAAGATCAAATACGACAATGGGTTTGGACATTTATGTTCCTGTGGCATCCGTAGCCGATGGCGAAAACCGCAGCAGAACTGCTGGTTTCGTGAGGTGACCTTCCCACACTGAAGTATAAGGTGGGTTCAAAATCAAGCTACGAGCCTTGACCCGGTCGCCTGACGTGGTAGGGAGCAGCCAGTGTCGACTCAAAGAAACGGCAAGTCAAAGCTACAAGAGGGCGCACCACCATGGATGCCAAATC
This is a stretch of genomic DNA from Phyllobacterium zundukense. It encodes these proteins:
- a CDS encoding BA14K family protein — encoded protein: MLAALAMSAGLTSVGPMPAFSAPLAPLSIETTSANIEQVQYRRHYRGGRNWNGNRYYRGGRYYRGDRYRYGGYRGYNYRRPGYRYYNGAWFPLAAFGTGVIVGSAIAPRPVYRAGSAHTQWCYNRYRSYRAYDNTYQPNYGPRRQCVSPY
- a CDS encoding HAD family hydrolase, whose translation is MSKPIVVFDLDGTLVDTAPDLLDSLNHCLGETGLQKVDPVTLRRYVGQGGRVMIERAFEAQQKLLSPEQLDWLVGIFIEHYGANMPGHSALYEGAEQAMEDLSSAGYLLAVCTNKFEGLSVNLLAGLGQSSRFSAICGSDTFAFRKPDPRHLVETIRKAGGDAERAVMIGDSQTDINTAKAAGIPVIAVDFGYSDLPVATYEPSRIISHYRELKVKLADDLIGAVNA